One stretch of Campylobacter sp. CCS1377 DNA includes these proteins:
- a CDS encoding HAD-IIA family hydrolase — translation MFFLDVQGTLISDADKSLICGAKDLIDFLNERNLPYVIITNNTKKLNFLENLRQKGLAIKENAYIDPFCVLQDYLKPCKIAAFGAGEFLQSVEKLGFELDFKNPQAVLVASYDNFKFKDFASMIEFAKDGLKMIAMHETSIYKKDNRLYPGVGSIMAMLKNAINFDYEVIGKPSFAFYNEALKLLKMQNEGAEFKDIKIISDDFKGDLLKAKELKMKTLLVLSGKISDTKGLDTSLLDGIYPSVLEITKELKCQI, via the coding sequence ATGTTTTTTTTAGATGTGCAAGGGACTTTGATTTCTGATGCTGATAAATCTTTGATTTGTGGAGCGAAAGATTTAATTGATTTTTTAAATGAGCGAAATTTGCCTTATGTTATCATTACAAACAATACAAAAAAACTTAATTTTTTAGAAAATTTAAGACAAAAAGGCTTAGCTATTAAAGAAAATGCTTATATTGATCCTTTTTGTGTTCTGCAAGATTATTTAAAACCTTGTAAAATTGCTGCTTTTGGAGCAGGTGAGTTTTTACAAAGCGTAGAAAAACTTGGTTTTGAGCTTGATTTTAAAAACCCACAAGCCGTGCTTGTAGCGAGTTACGATAATTTTAAATTTAAAGATTTTGCCAGCATGATAGAGTTTGCAAAAGATGGGCTGAAAATGATTGCTATGCATGAAACTAGCATTTATAAAAAGGACAATAGGCTTTATCCAGGCGTTGGAAGTATTATGGCTATGCTTAAAAATGCTATAAATTTTGATTATGAAGTTATAGGGAAGCCAAGTTTTGCTTTTTATAATGAGGCTTTAAAGCTTTTAAAAATGCAAAATGAGGGAGCCGAATTTAAAGATATTAAAATCATTAGCGATGATTTTAAGGGAGATTTGTTAAAAGCTAAAGAACTTAAAATGAAAACTTTGCTTGTTTTAAGTGGTAAAATTAGCGATACCAAAGGACTTGATACAAGTTTGCTTGATGGGATTTATCCTAGTGTTTTAGAAATTACAAAGGAGCTAAAATGCCAAATTTAG
- the pheA gene encoding prephenate dehydratase — MPNLEEFRAKIDVVDDQILVLLNERMNYVKTIGEIKQNSGGTIYRPERERAIINRLKNTNFGLLDQNAIEAIYQEIFAVSRNLEMPQSVAYFGPEGTYTHQAARSRFGAMSRYIPLATIEDVFKELIHKEAKYGVVPIENNTEGAVGVTLDCLGKYQELKIFGEIYMDIHHSFVSLNENLKDIQRIYSHPQGYNQCRKFLESHGLNLVEFVPSKSTANAAYLASQDRYSAAICSKIAAKLYNVPILFDTIEDNLANRTRFLILSDIKNPKMDNCKTSILAHTAHKPGGLSDLLYEFKRENINLTKLESRPVKAKEFLHSFYIDFEGHIDDENVQRALKQADEIVWLGSYLSGEKNEI; from the coding sequence ATGCCAAATTTAGAGGAATTTAGAGCAAAAATTGATGTAGTGGATGACCAAATTTTAGTTTTGTTAAATGAGAGAATGAATTATGTTAAAACCATAGGAGAAATTAAGCAAAATTCGGGTGGAACCATTTATCGTCCAGAAAGAGAAAGAGCGATTATCAATCGTTTAAAGAATACTAATTTTGGACTTTTGGATCAAAACGCTATTGAAGCTATTTATCAAGAAATTTTTGCTGTATCAAGAAATTTAGAAATGCCTCAAAGTGTGGCGTATTTTGGACCTGAAGGAACTTATACTCATCAAGCTGCAAGAAGTCGTTTTGGGGCTATGAGTCGTTATATCCCTTTAGCAACCATTGAAGATGTGTTTAAAGAATTAATACATAAAGAGGCAAAATACGGTGTTGTGCCTATAGAAAATAACACTGAAGGTGCAGTAGGCGTTACGCTTGATTGTTTAGGAAAATATCAAGAACTTAAAATTTTTGGCGAAATTTATATGGATATTCATCATTCTTTTGTGAGTTTAAATGAAAATTTAAAAGATATACAAAGGATTTATTCTCATCCGCAAGGTTACAATCAATGCCGTAAATTTTTAGAAAGCCATGGTTTAAATTTAGTCGAATTTGTACCTTCAAAATCTACAGCTAATGCTGCTTATTTAGCTTCGCAAGATAGATATTCAGCAGCGATTTGTTCCAAAATAGCAGCCAAGCTTTATAATGTGCCAATTTTATTTGATACTATAGAAGATAATTTAGCAAATCGCACGAGATTTTTGATTTTAAGTGATATTAAAAACCCTAAAATGGATAATTGTAAAACTTCCATTCTGGCACATACGGCACATAAACCAGGAGGGCTTAGTGATTTATTGTATGAATTTAAAAGAGAAAATATCAATCTTACTAAGCTTGAATCGCGTCCTGTTAAAGCTAAGGAATTTTTACATAGCTTTTATATAGATTTTGAAGGACACATTGATGATGAAAATGTCCAAAGGGCTTTGAAGCAAGCTGATGAAATTGTTTGGTTGGGATCGTATCTATCGGGAGAAAAAAATGAAATTTAA
- the hisC gene encoding histidinol-phosphate transaminase — protein MKFNEFLDNLSTYEPGKDIEVVAKEYGVKEIIKLASNENPFGVPSKAIKALEENVFKANLYPDDSMVELKSKLAQKYSVLNENIIIGAGSDQVIEFAIHSKLNSKNAFLQAGVTFAMYEIYAKQCGSKCYKTQSITHDLDEFKALYESHRDEIKIIFLCLPNNPLGECLDKDLVLEFIRGVDKDCLIIIDAAYNEFASFKDSKKHLEPKDLIKSYENVLYLGTFSKLYGLGGLRIGYGIASKEIISAFYKLRAPFNVSNLALKAAVAALDDDEFSKKTLENNFSQMELFKDFAKKYDIKFIESYTNFITYFFDEKNSSVLCEELLKKGIIVRNLKSYGLNAMRITIGTPYQNERFFVEFGGIYSMV, from the coding sequence ATGAAATTTAATGAATTTTTAGATAATTTAAGCACTTATGAACCAGGCAAAGATATAGAAGTAGTTGCTAAGGAATATGGCGTAAAAGAAATTATCAAACTAGCAAGCAATGAAAATCCTTTTGGTGTTCCATCAAAAGCTATAAAAGCCTTAGAAGAAAATGTTTTTAAAGCTAATCTTTATCCTGATGATAGTATGGTAGAACTTAAAAGCAAATTAGCACAAAAATACAGCGTTTTAAATGAAAATATCATCATCGGTGCGGGTAGCGATCAAGTTATAGAATTTGCAATCCATTCTAAGCTAAATTCTAAAAATGCTTTTTTGCAAGCCGGAGTGACTTTTGCGATGTATGAAATTTATGCTAAACAATGCGGTTCAAAATGCTATAAAACGCAAAGTATAACACATGATTTAGACGAGTTTAAAGCACTCTATGAAAGTCATAGAGATGAAATTAAAATTATTTTTTTATGTCTGCCAAATAATCCTTTGGGCGAGTGTTTAGATAAGGATTTAGTGCTTGAATTTATAAGGGGTGTTGATAAGGATTGTTTAATTATAATTGACGCAGCTTATAATGAATTTGCATCTTTTAAAGATAGCAAAAAGCACTTAGAGCCAAAAGACTTGATAAAGAGTTATGAAAATGTGCTTTATTTGGGGACTTTTTCTAAGCTTTATGGGCTTGGTGGGTTACGCATTGGTTATGGTATAGCAAGCAAAGAAATTATTAGTGCATTTTACAAACTTCGTGCACCTTTTAATGTGAGTAATTTAGCTCTAAAAGCAGCAGTTGCAGCGTTAGATGATGACGAATTTAGTAAAAAAACCTTAGAAAATAATTTTTCTCAAATGGAGCTTTTTAAGGATTTTGCTAAAAAATATGATATTAAATTTATTGAAAGTTATACCAATTTTATTACTTATTTTTTTGATGAGAAAAATAGCAGTGTTTTGTGTGAAGAATTGCTTAAGAAAGGCATTATTGTAAGAAATTTAAAAAGCTATGGTTTAAATGCGATGAGAATTACTATTGGGACACCTTATCAAAATGAAAGATTTTTTGTGGAGTTTGGTGGAATCTACAGCATGGTTTAA
- the fliF gene encoding flagellar basal-body MS-ring/collar protein FliF, with protein MDFKNMLHQIGQLYQNLTRKQRIVIAAAIVLVVGFLVFLTLYRGSSSGTNNYAVLVENVNPSSSALIVAQLEKNGVPYQLKDETTILVPKDQVYRQRMMVASEGLLKDSRMGFEGFDQQQFGATDEEQRIKYQRAIQGELSRTIETLEPIRQATVNIAFPKESVFTQRQTPPTASVVLNIKEGLKLTRKQIDGIKNIIAAAIPKMTTQNVKITDQNGVPLDEQEAYDIDIIAAQIKYKRDHEQELEQKIVNTLAPFAGGVDKVVANVNIDFDFSKKESQSEIYDPNPIIRSEQTLNEEKQGRQDPQIQGVPGAVSNIGPVEGLDPNNQLEIYKKNQVTTNNELSKTITSTKKEFATIVRTSAAVVIDGKYKEITDENGDTKLEYAPLSDNEMQNIKNLVQSAINYNAARGDEVTVSNLEFQKTTVKVESKVKTFYARFIEPIIPPVRYIIAAILLFIFYKKVIAPFTQKMLQDVNLQEEIMQGDSVVLDDAEDALEKFNAARKKVEEQLGLGESINEDELQYEVLLEKLKTMVGDKSQEIASLLQGLIENDAEFSSEHKDI; from the coding sequence ATGGATTTTAAAAATATGTTGCATCAAATTGGGCAACTTTATCAAAATTTAACTCGCAAGCAACGCATTGTTATTGCAGCAGCTATCGTGCTTGTTGTCGGTTTTTTAGTATTTTTAACTCTTTATCGTGGAAGTTCTAGCGGGACAAATAATTATGCGGTTTTAGTGGAAAATGTCAATCCTAGTTCTTCAGCTTTAATTGTTGCACAGCTTGAAAAAAACGGAGTGCCTTATCAGCTTAAAGATGAAACTACAATTTTAGTACCAAAAGATCAAGTTTATAGACAAAGAATGATGGTGGCTTCAGAGGGCTTGCTAAAAGACAGTCGTATGGGCTTTGAAGGCTTTGATCAGCAGCAATTTGGGGCTACAGATGAAGAACAAAGAATTAAATATCAAAGGGCAATACAAGGCGAACTTTCAAGGACTATTGAAACTTTAGAGCCTATAAGACAAGCAACGGTAAACATAGCTTTTCCTAAGGAGAGTGTATTTACTCAAAGACAAACCCCGCCTACTGCTTCTGTAGTGTTGAATATTAAAGAAGGCTTAAAGCTCACTAGAAAACAAATTGATGGGATAAAAAATATCATTGCAGCAGCCATTCCAAAAATGACAACTCAAAATGTAAAAATCACCGATCAAAATGGTGTGCCTCTAGATGAGCAAGAAGCTTATGATATTGATATCATTGCAGCGCAAATTAAATACAAAAGAGATCACGAGCAAGAATTGGAGCAAAAAATCGTTAATACCCTTGCTCCTTTTGCTGGCGGTGTTGATAAAGTTGTGGCTAATGTAAATATTGATTTTGATTTTTCTAAAAAAGAATCACAAAGCGAAATTTATGATCCAAATCCAATCATTCGTAGCGAACAAACCTTAAATGAAGAAAAACAAGGCAGACAAGATCCTCAAATTCAAGGTGTTCCAGGTGCAGTTTCTAATATAGGGCCAGTGGAAGGGTTAGATCCTAATAATCAGCTTGAAATTTATAAAAAAAATCAAGTAACAACCAATAACGAGCTTTCAAAAACCATCACTAGCACAAAAAAAGAATTTGCTACTATAGTGAGAACTTCAGCTGCTGTTGTGATTGATGGAAAATATAAAGAAATTACCGATGAAAATGGCGATACAAAACTTGAATATGCCCCGCTTAGTGATAATGAAATGCAAAATATCAAGAATTTAGTTCAAAGTGCTATCAATTATAATGCTGCAAGAGGAGATGAAGTTACAGTAAGTAACTTAGAATTCCAAAAAACTACAGTTAAAGTGGAAAGTAAGGTTAAGACTTTTTATGCAAGATTTATCGAGCCTATTATTCCTCCTGTAAGATATATTATTGCTGCGATTTTGCTTTTTATTTTTTACAAAAAAGTTATTGCTCCATTTACACAAAAAATGCTGCAAGATGTTAATTTGCAAGAAGAAATTATGCAAGGTGATAGTGTAGTGCTTGATGATGCTGAAGATGCTTTGGAGAAATTTAATGCCGCAAGGAAAAAGGTTGAAGAGCAGCTCGGGCTTGGTGAAAGCATTAATGAAGATGAATTGCAATACGAAGTTTTACTTGAAAAACTTAAAACTATGGTTGGCGATAAAAGCCAAGAAATTGCAAGTTTGCTTCAAGGTTTGATTGAAAATGATGCAGAATTTAGTAGCGAACATAAGGATATTTGA
- the fliG gene encoding flagellar motor switch protein FliG — MIKLSEEQKMIYDDLSMPEKVAIFLIQLGEDATTSVFSHMEIDVITEISRYIAMAKNVDRAIATAVLEEFYTLLQSNQYIKSGGLEYAKEILYRTFGPEIANKILEKLTKSMENNQNFAYLAQIKPQQLADFITKEHPQTIALILAHMDSIHAAETLEYFSDELRAEVVIRMANLGDISPSVIKRVSAVLESKLESLTSYKVEVGGPRAVAEVLNRLGQKASKSTISYIEQSDERLAETIKELMFTFDDISKLNTAAIREILKVADKRDLMIGLKGASEELKQKFLSNMSSRASEAFLEEMGFLGAVRVKDVEEAQRKVVEVVQKLAEQGLVQTGEADEMIE, encoded by the coding sequence ATGATCAAGCTTAGTGAAGAACAAAAAATGATTTATGATGATTTATCGATGCCTGAAAAGGTAGCGATATTTCTCATACAACTTGGTGAAGATGCTACAACTTCGGTATTTTCGCATATGGAAATTGATGTAATTACTGAAATTTCTCGCTATATTGCTATGGCTAAAAATGTTGATCGTGCAATAGCCACTGCGGTTTTAGAGGAATTTTATACTCTGCTTCAGTCTAATCAATACATTAAAAGTGGCGGTTTGGAATATGCCAAAGAAATACTTTACCGCACTTTTGGTCCTGAAATTGCAAATAAAATTTTAGAAAAACTTACCAAAAGTATGGAAAATAATCAAAATTTTGCATACTTGGCACAAATCAAGCCTCAGCAGCTTGCAGACTTTATCACAAAAGAACACCCGCAAACCATAGCTTTGATTTTAGCACATATGGATTCTATTCATGCAGCTGAAACTTTGGAGTATTTTAGTGATGAGTTAAGAGCTGAGGTTGTGATAAGAATGGCAAATCTTGGCGATATTTCTCCTTCTGTGATTAAAAGGGTTTCTGCTGTGCTTGAAAGTAAGCTTGAAAGCCTTACTTCTTATAAGGTTGAAGTGGGAGGCCCAAGAGCGGTGGCTGAAGTGCTTAATCGCTTAGGACAAAAAGCATCTAAATCAACTATTTCTTACATAGAACAAAGCGATGAGCGCTTGGCTGAAACTATTAAAGAACTTATGTTTACTTTTGATGATATTTCTAAACTTAACACCGCGGCAATTAGAGAAATTTTAAAAGTTGCAGATAAGCGTGATTTGATGATAGGCTTAAAAGGCGCAAGTGAGGAATTGAAGCAAAAATTCTTGTCCAATATGTCTAGCCGTGCGAGCGAAGCTTTCCTTGAAGAAATGGGCTTTTTGGGTGCGGTGCGTGTTAAAGATGTTGAAGAGGCACAAAGAAAAGTGGTTGAAGTGGTGCAAAAGCTTGCAGAGCAAGGCTTGGTGCAAACTGGCGAAGCCGATGAGATGATAGAATAG
- the fliH gene encoding flagellar assembly protein FliH, which yields MIKHTNVISQNNSNKHVIEGYRFKVMSEFVSEQEKQQEKQKIEENTQQQPILQQEQNEQEAQQQNVTAKEESAFAPSFVEDLLKKTDEMSENIIKLQMQIESQESEFSNRLNAELENAKEKFTKEGYEQAKAEYEKELSELKDKYLKSVAKLNEACVNLDAFVQKNEQELADAALDIAKEVILKELEENSSKIAFALAKDLITELKGASAIELKVNSSDYEFLKAQFEQNSQIKITLDDAISKGSVIVLSDVGNIESNLNNRLAKIKQMVSQ from the coding sequence ATGATTAAGCATACGAATGTGATTTCACAAAATAACTCAAATAAACATGTTATTGAAGGTTATCGCTTTAAAGTAATGTCAGAATTTGTAAGCGAGCAAGAAAAGCAGCAAGAAAAACAAAAGATTGAAGAAAACACTCAGCAACAACCTATATTACAACAAGAACAAAATGAGCAAGAAGCACAGCAACAAAATGTCACAGCAAAAGAAGAAAGTGCTTTTGCACCAAGTTTTGTAGAGGATTTGCTTAAAAAAACAGATGAAATGTCAGAAAATATTATAAAGCTTCAAATGCAAATTGAAAGTCAAGAAAGTGAATTTAGCAATCGTTTAAATGCTGAACTTGAAAATGCCAAAGAAAAATTCACAAAAGAAGGCTACGAACAAGCCAAGGCAGAATACGAAAAAGAGCTAAGTGAATTAAAAGATAAGTATCTAAAAAGTGTTGCAAAGCTTAATGAGGCTTGTGTAAATTTAGATGCTTTTGTGCAAAAAAATGAACAAGAATTAGCCGATGCTGCGCTAGATATCGCTAAAGAAGTGATACTTAAAGAACTTGAAGAAAATTCAAGCAAAATTGCCTTTGCATTAGCTAAGGATTTAATCACTGAGCTTAAGGGTGCCAGTGCGATTGAGTTAAAAGTTAATTCAAGTGATTATGAATTTTTAAAAGCACAATTTGAACAAAATTCTCAGATTAAGATCACTTTAGATGATGCGATCAGTAAAGGTAGTGTCATTGTTTTGAGTGATGTGGGAAATATAGAATCAAATTTAAATAATCGTTTGGCTAAAATCAAACAAATGGTTTCGCAATGA
- the dxs gene encoding 1-deoxy-D-xylulose-5-phosphate synthase, producing MSFSFKDLDLKAMSVEDLEHLALNLRERIIDVVSKNGGHLSSNLGVVELSIGMHYVFDAKKDPFIFDVSHQSYPHKLLSGKEDIFHTLRQFNGLSGYTKPNEGDYFVAGHSSTSISLAVGACKAIALKNEDRIPIALIGDGALSAGMAYEALNELGDSKFPCVIILNDNEMSISKPIGAISKYLSQAMATQFYQRFKKRVVKMLDVLPEGATYMAKRFEESFKLITPGLFFEELGLEYIGPIDGHNLSEVISALKQAKAMQKPCVIHAQTIKGKGYALAEGKHAKWHGVGAFDVDSGESLKKSDVKKSATEIFSNTLFDLAQKYENIVGVTAAMPSGTGLEKLIETYPNRFWDVAIAEQHAVTSMAAMAKEGFKPFIAIYSTFLQRAYDQVIHDCAIMNLNVVFAMDRAGIVGEDGETHQGVFDVSFLAPLPNLTLLAPRDEAMMQEIMEYAYFHEGPIAFRYPRGSFILDDEFHPCKIEFAKAQWLVKNGSKVAFLGYGQGVGKAWQVLEKLQNDGKNVNLIDLIFAKPLDETLLKELAKISQIWFVFSENAKIGGVGSLLQNFVQTNDLNIKIISFEYQDKFIEHGKTSEVEKSLELDVQSLLNKVKTYF from the coding sequence ATGAGTTTTTCTTTTAAAGATCTTGATCTTAAGGCTATGAGCGTTGAAGACTTGGAGCATTTAGCGCTAAATTTAAGAGAAAGGATCATTGATGTTGTTAGCAAAAATGGCGGACATTTAAGCTCAAATTTGGGCGTTGTAGAGCTTAGCATAGGAATGCATTATGTTTTTGATGCAAAGAAAGATCCTTTTATATTTGATGTATCTCATCAATCTTATCCGCATAAGCTTTTAAGTGGCAAAGAAGATATTTTTCACACTTTGAGGCAGTTTAATGGGCTTAGTGGATACACCAAGCCAAATGAGGGAGATTATTTTGTAGCAGGGCATTCTAGCACTTCGATTTCTTTAGCAGTTGGGGCTTGTAAAGCTATAGCTTTAAAAAATGAAGATCGTATTCCTATAGCTTTAATAGGCGATGGGGCTTTAAGTGCGGGAATGGCTTATGAGGCTTTAAATGAATTAGGTGATTCTAAATTTCCTTGTGTGATCATTTTAAATGATAATGAAATGAGTATTTCAAAACCTATTGGAGCGATTTCAAAATACCTTTCTCAAGCTATGGCAACGCAGTTTTACCAAAGATTTAAAAAGCGTGTGGTAAAGATGTTGGATGTATTGCCAGAAGGTGCGACTTATATGGCAAAACGCTTTGAAGAAAGTTTTAAGCTTATTACTCCAGGACTTTTTTTTGAAGAGCTTGGCCTTGAATATATTGGTCCTATTGATGGACATAATTTAAGTGAAGTGATTTCTGCTTTAAAACAAGCTAAAGCTATGCAAAAACCTTGTGTTATCCACGCACAAACCATCAAAGGCAAAGGTTATGCTTTGGCTGAAGGAAAGCATGCTAAGTGGCATGGAGTGGGGGCATTTGATGTGGATAGTGGAGAAAGTCTTAAAAAGAGTGATGTTAAAAAATCGGCTACAGAGATTTTTTCCAATACTTTGTTCGATTTAGCACAAAAATATGAAAATATAGTTGGCGTAACTGCTGCAATGCCTAGTGGAACAGGACTTGAAAAGCTTATTGAAACTTATCCTAATCGTTTTTGGGATGTAGCTATTGCAGAACAACACGCGGTTACTTCTATGGCTGCTATGGCAAAAGAGGGCTTTAAACCTTTTATTGCTATTTATAGTACTTTTTTACAGCGCGCTTATGATCAAGTTATACATGATTGTGCTATCATGAATTTAAATGTTGTTTTTGCTATGGATAGAGCAGGGATAGTAGGTGAAGATGGGGAGACGCATCAAGGGGTTTTTGATGTGAGTTTTTTAGCTCCTTTGCCAAATTTGACTTTACTTGCTCCAAGAGATGAAGCTATGATGCAAGAGATTATGGAGTATGCATATTTTCATGAAGGTCCTATCGCTTTTCGTTATCCTAGGGGAAGTTTTATTTTAGATGATGAATTTCATCCTTGTAAGATAGAATTTGCCAAAGCACAGTGGCTTGTAAAAAATGGAAGTAAAGTTGCATTTTTAGGCTATGGACAAGGCGTGGGCAAGGCATGGCAGGTTTTAGAAAAATTGCAAAATGATGGAAAAAACGTTAATTTGATTGATTTAATTTTTGCTAAGCCTTTAGATGAGACACTTTTAAAAGAGCTAGCTAAAATTTCTCAAATTTGGTTTGTATTTAGCGAAAATGCAAAAATTGGTGGCGTGGGGAGTTTATTGCAAAATTTTGTACAAACTAATGATTTAAATATAAAAATTATTTCTTTTGAGTACCAAGATAAATTTATAGAGCATGGTAAAACTAGTGAAGTAGAAAAGTCTTTAGAACTTGATGTTCAAAGTTTGCTTAATAAGGTTAAAACCTATTTTTAA
- the perR gene encoding peroxide-responsive transcriptional repressor PerR, translating to MEFLQILKKYDLKATPQRLCILNILKRHEHPSIDELYADIKKDYPTISLATVYKNLNTLQENGLVVEINAGNRKTCYDIYEEKHIHVVCSNCGNIEDLHFEDAKLNEYQEHLERKLSNLIEHLSVCAYVKTCSKCKK from the coding sequence ATGGAATTTCTTCAAATTTTAAAAAAATATGATTTAAAAGCAACGCCACAAAGACTTTGTATTTTAAATATTCTAAAGCGTCATGAGCATCCAAGCATTGATGAATTATATGCTGATATTAAAAAAGATTATCCTACCATTTCTTTAGCGACTGTTTATAAAAATTTAAATACCTTGCAAGAAAATGGCTTGGTGGTTGAAATCAATGCAGGAAACAGAAAAACTTGTTATGATATTTACGAAGAAAAACACATTCATGTTGTTTGTTCAAATTGCGGTAATATCGAAGATTTACATTTTGAAGATGCGAAATTAAACGAGTATCAAGAGCATTTAGAACGCAAGCTTTCAAATTTAATCGAGCATTTAAGCGTTTGTGCTTATGTTAAAACTTGTTCTAAATGTAAAAAATAA
- the ubiE gene encoding bifunctional demethylmenaquinone methyltransferase/2-methoxy-6-polyprenyl-1,4-benzoquinol methylase UbiE, which produces MQKQEKIIEMFDEIAPTYDKANRILSFGVDVSWRKKACAYVLKTHPKNELDIVDVACGTGDMIGIWQMQAKKMTKKILSIKGIDPSRGMLEVAKKKFQGVEFIQSGAQSLPLESDSTDIISISYGIRNVVQRQEALNEFARVLKKGGNLVVLEFTKRDKGGFVAFFRDFYLSKILPFLGALVSKNKSAYEYLPNSIEGFLSKEEFIAELEKSGFKMQYFQSFSFGVSSLFVAQKQ; this is translated from the coding sequence ATGCAAAAACAAGAAAAAATTATAGAAATGTTTGATGAAATAGCGCCAACTTATGATAAAGCCAATAGAATTTTAAGTTTTGGCGTGGATGTGAGCTGGCGTAAAAAAGCTTGTGCTTATGTGCTTAAAACTCATCCTAAAAATGAGCTTGATATCGTAGATGTAGCCTGTGGAACAGGCGATATGATAGGCATTTGGCAGATGCAAGCAAAAAAAATGACCAAAAAAATTTTATCCATTAAAGGCATTGACCCAAGTCGTGGTATGCTCGAAGTTGCAAAGAAAAAATTTCAAGGTGTAGAGTTTATACAATCAGGAGCGCAAAGTTTGCCTTTAGAAAGCGATAGTACTGATATTATTAGCATTAGTTATGGCATTAGAAATGTTGTGCAAAGACAAGAGGCTTTGAATGAATTTGCTAGGGTTTTAAAAAAGGGTGGAAATTTGGTGGTTTTGGAATTTACTAAACGCGATAAAGGAGGTTTTGTAGCATTTTTTAGGGATTTTTATTTGAGTAAAATTCTGCCCTTTTTAGGCGCTCTTGTGAGTAAAAATAAAAGCGCTTATGAATATCTGCCAAATTCTATAGAGGGTTTTTTAAGTAAGGAAGAATTCATAGCAGAATTAGAAAAATCGGGTTTTAAAATGCAATATTTTCAAAGCTTTAGCTTCGGTGTGAGTTCTTTATTTGTAGCGCAAAAACAATGA
- the xseA gene encoding exodeoxyribonuclease VII large subunit, whose protein sequence is MTVSELNLKAKTLLETHFEDIILKGEISKITIHGSGHWYFELKDERSSIACAMFMGNNLKVDFKPSVGDFLELSGNLSLYTQSGRYQFIAKSMQKAGFGDLEAKFLALKDKLEKEGLFNPIHKKSLPKFPLKIGIITSQTSAALQDMLKLIKHKEYFLAKIYIFNALTQGLAAPNSLIEALNKADSMKLDVLILARGGGSREDLFCFNDENLAREIFKVKTPVISAIGHEIDYVISDFVSDFRAPTPSAAIDILLPAKQDLEQGLDILEERFKNVFLGKIMQLEQNLNSLFKLFQSHSLSKIITHKIKQLELLKIQLDLALKNKIQYCELNLNNFHQAFMQHESFFKKSKDLVSIERNGKKIHLNQLKSGDTITLYSQDCKKDATII, encoded by the coding sequence ATGACAGTTAGCGAGCTTAATTTAAAGGCGAAAACCCTTTTAGAAACCCATTTTGAAGATATTATTTTAAAGGGTGAAATTTCAAAAATCACCATACATGGTTCAGGACATTGGTATTTTGAGCTTAAAGATGAGAGATCAAGTATAGCTTGTGCGATGTTTATGGGGAATAATTTAAAAGTAGATTTTAAGCCAAGTGTGGGAGATTTTTTAGAGCTTAGTGGAAATTTGAGTTTGTATACCCAGAGTGGGCGTTATCAATTCATCGCTAAGAGTATGCAAAAAGCAGGTTTTGGAGATTTAGAGGCTAAATTTTTGGCCTTAAAAGATAAGCTTGAAAAAGAGGGTTTATTTAATCCAATTCATAAAAAATCTTTGCCTAAATTTCCTTTGAAAATTGGTATTATCACTTCGCAAACTTCAGCAGCTTTACAAGATATGTTAAAACTTATCAAACACAAAGAGTATTTTTTGGCTAAAATTTATATCTTTAACGCCCTTACGCAAGGACTAGCAGCACCAAATTCTTTAATAGAAGCTTTAAATAAAGCTGATAGTATGAAGCTTGATGTGCTTATTTTAGCAAGAGGCGGTGGAAGCAGAGAGGATCTTTTTTGTTTTAATGATGAAAACTTAGCAAGGGAAATTTTCAAGGTTAAAACCCCTGTCATTTCAGCTATCGGTCATGAGATTGATTATGTCATTAGTGATTTTGTATCCGATTTTAGAGCGCCAACTCCAAGTGCAGCCATTGATATTTTACTTCCGGCAAAACAAGACTTAGAGCAAGGTTTGGATATTTTAGAAGAAAGATTTAAAAATGTGTTTTTGGGTAAAATAATGCAATTAGAGCAAAATTTAAATTCTTTATTTAAGCTTTTTCAAAGCCATTCTTTGAGTAAAATTATCACACATAAAATCAAGCAGCTTGAGTTATTAAAAATTCAACTTGATCTAGCTTTAAAAAATAAAATTCAATATTGTGAGTTGAATTTAAATAATTTTCATCAAGCTTTTATGCAGCATGAAAGCTTTTTTAAAAAAAGTAAGGATTTAGTCAGCATTGAAAGAAATGGTAAAAAAATTCATTTAAATCAATTAAAAAGCGGCGATACTATAACGCTTTATTCACAAGATTGTAAAAAAGATGCAACTATTATTTAA